The following proteins are co-located in the Blattabacterium sp. (Blatta orientalis) str. Tarazona genome:
- a CDS encoding enolase C-terminal domain-like protein, which translates to MIIKSKLKKHQFFFKKEVKNANKTFEYSVIWFFIIKKEEKIGVGECNPLLEKLYNLNFYEKELLFISRKINAIKKTEIDYYRPYISYSSILFGLEQAFLSLKKKFQILYDSKFTDGKIGLSINSLIWYSSIRNTEYKIKKIEKEIFKGFSFIKMKINPILFHNQYLYFLLKKIQNKYPHIKISMDANGSFKKKEDTISCINKFYDINIIHSIEQPIESGNWKEISTICKVSKIPIALDEELIGINDLKLKKKLLDTIKPQYIVLKPSICGGFYGCKEWILEANKRKIGWWISSSLESHIGINAMAQWTFKMEREHKNSRGVHGLNIGYFCNDFFSPLQIKKGSIWYNPLHQWNIKNFL; encoded by the coding sequence ATGATAATCAAATCCAAACTAAAGAAGCATCAATTTTTTTTCAAAAAAGAAGTGAAAAATGCCAATAAAACATTTGAATATAGTGTAATTTGGTTTTTCATTATAAAAAAAGAAGAAAAGATAGGGGTTGGAGAATGTAATCCATTATTGGAAAAATTGTATAATTTAAATTTTTACGAAAAAGAATTATTGTTTATTTCTAGAAAAATAAACGCTATCAAGAAAACGGAAATTGATTATTATCGTCCTTATATTTCTTATTCTTCGATTTTATTTGGATTGGAGCAGGCTTTTTTGAGTTTAAAGAAAAAGTTTCAGATCTTATATGATTCTAAATTTACTGATGGAAAAATAGGACTTTCTATAAATAGTTTAATATGGTATTCTTCTATAAGAAATACAGAATATAAAATAAAAAAAATAGAAAAGGAAATATTTAAAGGTTTTTCATTTATCAAAATGAAAATAAATCCAATTCTTTTTCATAATCAATATTTGTATTTTTTGTTAAAAAAGATTCAAAATAAATATCCACATATAAAAATATCAATGGATGCAAATGGTTCTTTTAAAAAAAAAGAAGATACTATTTCTTGTATAAATAAGTTTTATGATATAAATATTATTCATTCCATAGAACAACCTATAGAATCCGGAAATTGGAAAGAAATATCTACAATATGTAAAGTGTCAAAAATTCCTATAGCATTAGATGAAGAATTAATAGGTATTAATGATTTAAAGTTGAAGAAAAAACTATTGGATACTATAAAACCTCAATATATAGTATTAAAACCAAGTATATGTGGAGGTTTTTACGGATGTAAAGAATGGATATTAGAGGCCAATAAGAGAAAAATTGGATGGTGGATTAGTTCTTCTTTGGAGAGTCATATAGGAATTAATGCTATGGCTCAATGGACTTTTAAAATGGAACGAGAACACAAAAATAGTAGAGGGGTACATGGATTAAATATAGGATATTTTTGTAATGATTTTTTTTCTCCTCTTCAGATAAAAAAAGGTTCTATTTGGTACAATCCTTTACATCAATGGAACATAAAAAATTTTCTCTAG
- a CDS encoding serine O-acetyltransferase, which translates to MSNPDFLNNLFENKKKGFYPFPHKKMSEKFVEGLFHLLFTPDQNILENRKSLKKNYQKLQQELYNILLELNFEESRQKHLPKFFEKIPNIYQTLITDANAILDFDPAATGIEEIYLSYPGFFATALYRMAHQLWILKVPILPRLITEYAHSKTGVDIHASAEIGKAFVIDHGTGIVIGSSTKIGNKVKIYQGVTLGAIYVDKKLANKKRHPTIEDKVTIYAGATILGGETIVGHDSVIGGNVWVTHSIPPYSIVYQKNEIRMRNNSPFPDPINYMI; encoded by the coding sequence ATGTCTAATCCAGATTTTTTAAATAATTTGTTTGAAAATAAAAAAAAAGGATTTTATCCTTTCCCTCACAAAAAAATGTCCGAAAAATTTGTGGAAGGTTTATTTCATCTTCTTTTTACCCCTGATCAGAATATTCTAGAAAATAGAAAATCTTTAAAGAAAAATTATCAAAAATTACAACAGGAGTTATATAACATTCTTCTAGAATTAAATTTTGAAGAATCCCGTCAAAAACATTTACCAAAATTTTTTGAAAAGATTCCTAATATTTATCAAACACTGATCACAGATGCTAATGCTATTTTAGATTTTGATCCAGCTGCAACCGGAATAGAAGAAATTTATTTGTCCTATCCCGGATTTTTTGCTACTGCATTATATAGAATGGCTCATCAATTATGGATTCTAAAAGTTCCAATACTCCCTAGACTGATCACAGAATATGCTCACAGTAAAACTGGAGTAGACATTCATGCTTCTGCAGAAATAGGAAAAGCTTTTGTGATAGATCATGGAACAGGAATAGTGATAGGATCTAGTACGAAAATAGGGAATAAAGTCAAAATATATCAAGGAGTAACTTTAGGAGCTATTTATGTAGATAAAAAATTAGCAAATAAAAAACGTCATCCTACTATAGAAGATAAAGTCACTATTTATGCGGGAGCAACTATATTGGGAGGAGAGACGATAGTTGGACATGATAGTGTTATTGGCGGAAATGTATGGGTGACCCATAGTATTCCTCCATATTCTATAGTTTATCAAAAAAATGAAATAAGAATGCGAAATAACAGTCCTTTTCCCGATCCTATTAATTATATGATATAA
- a CDS encoding AMP-binding protein, with protein MEHKKFSLGMWIHFSSKKISIINLVLKGHPLYQWQESILSFLKNWNDKNKTVLMSFTSGTTGYPKKIFLKKECMYESAKRTVNFLNLKKRGTRGLLCLSPNSIASKMFLIRAMIFQWDIYCIPPSSTPLENIEGYFDIVSMVPMQVFSSLNHLDKIRIVLIGGSSISVELEERLQKISTICYVTYGMTETLGHIAFKKINGLDRTPYFQSFEDVYLSVDKRNCLGIYDMGTFIQTNDIVHLISIHKFNWIGRFDNIINSGGIKILPELIEKEISPFIPSHKRFLISSIPDKIFGEKIVLIIEGHFFSVKIPQSIFLGKKKFYKPKGIFFVKNFIENSFGKLKRKEIRNFVIKNLLVS; from the coding sequence ATGGAACATAAAAAATTTTCTCTAGGAATGTGGATTCATTTTTCTTCAAAGAAAATATCTATTATTAATTTAGTTTTAAAAGGACATCCTTTATACCAGTGGCAAGAATCCATTCTTTCTTTTTTAAAGAATTGGAATGATAAAAATAAAACAGTATTAATGAGTTTTACTTCTGGAACCACTGGTTATCCTAAAAAAATTTTTCTGAAAAAAGAATGTATGTATGAATCGGCAAAAAGAACCGTAAATTTTTTAAATCTAAAAAAAAGAGGAACTAGAGGTTTATTATGTCTATCTCCAAATTCTATAGCGAGCAAAATGTTTTTGATACGTGCAATGATATTTCAGTGGGATATCTATTGCATTCCACCTTCATCTACTCCATTAGAAAATATTGAAGGATATTTTGATATTGTTTCCATGGTTCCCATGCAAGTTTTTTCAAGTTTAAATCATTTGGATAAAATTCGAATTGTTTTGATAGGAGGAAGTTCTATTTCTGTTGAATTGGAAGAAAGATTGCAAAAAATCTCAACTATATGTTATGTTACTTATGGAATGACAGAAACATTAGGTCATATAGCCTTTAAAAAAATTAATGGATTAGATAGAACTCCATATTTTCAATCATTCGAAGATGTATATCTAAGCGTGGATAAAAGAAATTGTTTAGGTATATATGATATGGGAACCTTTATTCAAACCAATGATATAGTTCATTTAATCTCTATACATAAATTTAATTGGATAGGAAGATTTGATAATATTATTAATAGTGGAGGAATTAAAATACTTCCTGAATTAATAGAAAAGGAAATATCTCCATTTATTCCTTCTCATAAAAGATTTTTAATTTCTTCAATTCCTGATAAAATTTTTGGAGAAAAAATAGTATTAATCATTGAAGGTCATTTTTTTTCTGTGAAAATACCTCAATCTATTTTCCTGGGGAAAAAAAAATTTTATAAACCGAAAGGAATTTTTTTTGTAAAAAATTTTATAGAAAATTCTTTTGGAAAGTTGAAAAGAAAAGAAATAAGAAATTTTGTAATAAAAAATCTTCTTGTAAGTTAA
- a CDS encoding metal-dependent hydrolase has translation MKITFFTHSTCLLEIEKICLLIDPFFSENPIFKKNTLLLNNTICQINKVDYILITHAHYDHVCDVEFFARKLNSMIISNYEISNFFEKKGLKTYGINYGSFISFPFGKLKYVWAVHSSVFNDGTYGGNPGGFLLHTKKGNIYISGDTSLTNEMSFIPIFGKLKISILPIGGNYTMDVEEAIIASNLLQCNKILGVHYDTFESIEIDKEQAKKKFSENGKELFLLRMGESIKI, from the coding sequence ATGAAAATAACTTTTTTTACGCATAGTACATGTCTATTAGAAATAGAAAAAATCTGTTTGTTAATAGATCCTTTTTTTTCTGAAAATCCTATATTCAAAAAAAATACCTTATTGCTAAATAACACGATTTGTCAAATTAATAAAGTTGATTACATTTTGATAACTCACGCACATTATGATCATGTATGTGATGTAGAATTCTTTGCAAGAAAGTTAAATTCTATGATCATCTCAAACTATGAGATATCCAATTTTTTTGAAAAAAAAGGATTAAAAACTTATGGAATAAATTATGGATCTTTTATATCTTTTCCATTTGGAAAATTAAAGTACGTTTGGGCCGTTCATTCTAGTGTTTTCAATGATGGAACTTATGGAGGAAATCCGGGAGGTTTTCTTTTACATACAAAAAAAGGAAATATCTATATATCCGGGGATACTTCTTTAACCAATGAAATGAGTTTTATTCCTATTTTTGGAAAGTTAAAAATATCTATTCTTCCCATAGGGGGAAATTATACTATGGATGTTGAAGAGGCTATTATTGCTTCGAATTTATTACAATGCAATAAAATATTGGGAGTCCATTATGATACTTTTGAATCTATAGAAATTGATAAAGAACAGGCAAAAAAAAAGTTTTCTGAAAATGGAAAAGAATTATTTTTATTGAGAATGGGAGAATCCATAAAGATATGA
- the menA gene encoding 1,4-dihydroxy-2-naphthoate octaprenyltransferase encodes MKLKYWFYAVRFQTLLLSFSGITLSFLISKSRGFGDFITYFLCLFTAILLQILANFSNDYGDSIQGVDNDYRMGPKRIIQRGWISLLAMKRAINIFSILSFFSGISLIYKSLNKNGLFIFLLYFIGLLICIYSSIKYTIGPYPYGYMGMGDLFVFYFFGLVSVEGSYFLYTHVFSLEMIFLSLSVGFLSLSVLNVNNMRDIKNDYKNGKYTIAGILGLKYAKLYHIFSILISIFLGGWFIYLTHKSIYQWFFFILSLPFFAQHLKKIFFMKNYKDFTSELKKLVLITFFYSMCIGVGSFFY; translated from the coding sequence ATGAAATTAAAATATTGGTTTTATGCCGTTCGTTTTCAAACTTTACTCCTTTCTTTTTCTGGAATCACTTTAAGTTTTTTAATTTCTAAATCTAGAGGTTTTGGAGATTTTATAACTTATTTTCTGTGTCTTTTTACTGCTATATTATTGCAAATATTGGCTAATTTTTCAAATGATTATGGAGATAGTATTCAAGGAGTAGACAATGATTATCGTATGGGGCCAAAAAGAATTATTCAAAGAGGATGGATTTCTTTATTAGCTATGAAAAGAGCTATAAATATATTTTCTATATTATCTTTTTTTTCCGGTATTTCTTTAATTTATAAATCTTTAAATAAGAATGGTCTTTTTATTTTTCTACTTTATTTTATAGGTCTTTTGATTTGCATATATAGTTCAATTAAATACACCATTGGTCCTTATCCATATGGATATATGGGAATGGGAGATTTATTTGTTTTCTATTTTTTTGGTTTAGTTTCTGTAGAAGGAAGTTATTTTTTGTATACTCATGTGTTTTCATTGGAAATGATTTTTTTATCATTATCAGTAGGATTTTTGAGTCTTTCTGTTTTAAATGTTAATAACATGAGAGACATTAAAAATGATTATAAAAATGGAAAATACACAATAGCCGGAATACTTGGTCTCAAATATGCAAAATTATATCATATTTTTTCTATATTAATTTCTATATTTTTAGGAGGATGGTTTATTTATTTAACTCATAAAAGTATTTATCAATGGTTTTTTTTTATATTAAGTCTTCCTTTTTTTGCACAACATTTAAAGAAAATTTTTTTTATGAAAAATTATAAGGATTTTACTTCAGAATTGAAAAAATTAGTTTTAATCACTTTTTTTTATTCTATGTGTATAGGGGTTGGGAGTTTTTTTTATTAA
- the menB gene encoding 1,4-dihydroxy-2-naphthoyl-CoA synthase: protein MHSTVDWISIKKYEDILFLFWKGISKIEINRPECHNAFRVETVKEMIDAIDICNERKDIDVLIITGSGNKSFCSGGDQKTRGKGGYLGKDGIPRLNILDFYKKIREIPKPVIAMVNGFAIGGGHVLHVVCDLTIASDNAIFSQVGPKVGSFDGGFGSSYLARHIGQKRTREMWFLCKKYSAEEAFKMGLINKVVPLKDLEKITIEWCQTIQKRSPMSLRMIKRCLNAELDGQHGLMQLAGDATLMFYLTEESKEGKDAFLEKRNPDFKKFPRFL from the coding sequence ATGCATTCTACAGTAGATTGGATTTCGATAAAAAAGTATGAAGATATTTTATTTCTTTTTTGGAAAGGAATTTCTAAAATAGAAATAAATAGACCTGAATGTCATAATGCTTTTCGTGTAGAAACTGTAAAAGAAATGATCGATGCTATAGATATATGTAATGAAAGAAAAGATATTGATGTATTGATTATTACTGGATCTGGAAATAAATCTTTTTGTTCTGGAGGAGATCAAAAAACTAGGGGAAAGGGAGGGTATTTAGGAAAAGATGGAATCCCTAGATTAAATATTTTAGATTTTTATAAAAAAATAAGAGAGATCCCTAAACCAGTTATTGCTATGGTCAATGGTTTTGCTATAGGAGGAGGACATGTTTTACATGTGGTTTGTGATTTAACTATAGCTTCTGATAACGCTATTTTTAGTCAAGTAGGACCTAAAGTAGGATCTTTTGACGGTGGGTTTGGCTCCTCTTATTTAGCACGTCATATTGGTCAGAAAAGAACACGAGAAATGTGGTTTTTATGTAAAAAATATTCTGCGGAAGAAGCCTTCAAAATGGGTTTGATTAATAAAGTAGTTCCTTTGAAAGATTTAGAGAAAATAACTATAGAATGGTGTCAAACTATACAAAAAAGAAGTCCTATGTCTTTAAGAATGATTAAACGTTGTTTAAATGCAGAATTAGACGGACAACATGGATTGATGCAATTAGCTGGAGACGCTACTTTAATGTTTTATTTGACGGAAGAGTCTAAAGAAGGAAAAGATGCTTTTTTAGAAAAAAGAAATCCAGATTTTAAAAAATTTCCAAGATTTTTATGA
- a CDS encoding SLC13 family permease, giving the protein MESMIILVFIIGYFFITIENIISLNKVIPSLLMASICWSLIMFWNIPIFELNNKDPKILLLFHLGKASEIVFFLIGAMSIISIIDKYSGFEVLRDLFPTNTKRKFLWIISLLSFFLSAIIDNLTATIVVATILKKVISDYKERLYYLGLVIISANAGGVWSPMGDITTTMLWISNKVTTVNLIKRILIPSTLCMFFSTLVGSLMPIFDGFIQIKKSKLSKFDRKKGFCMLNIGLGLLLFVPIFKTVTGIPPYMGMTFSLGILGLITNMQKRDFSMEEVFRNIDFSSILFFFGILLSVSSLESLGMLYNLSHWINNIVPTWKLTTFLFGLMSSFIDNVPLVAATNAMFSYPKDHEFWHFIAYVSGTGGSIFLIGSAAGVAAMGMEKIVFFLVFKKISWLAMIGYLSGFLYLLVYPFLFL; this is encoded by the coding sequence ATGGAATCAATGATAATATTGGTTTTTATCATTGGATATTTTTTTATTACTATTGAGAATATTATATCCTTGAATAAGGTTATTCCATCCCTTCTCATGGCTTCTATTTGTTGGTCTTTAATTATGTTTTGGAATATTCCTATTTTTGAATTGAATAATAAAGATCCTAAAATTTTATTGTTATTCCATTTGGGAAAAGCATCTGAAATAGTCTTTTTTCTTATTGGAGCCATGTCTATTATTTCTATTATTGATAAATATTCTGGTTTTGAAGTATTAAGGGATTTATTTCCTACTAATACAAAGCGAAAATTTTTATGGATAATAAGTTTATTATCTTTTTTTTTATCTGCTATTATAGATAATCTAACAGCAACCATAGTTGTAGCAACCATTTTAAAAAAAGTAATTTCTGATTATAAAGAACGTTTATATTATTTAGGCTTAGTAATTATATCCGCGAATGCAGGTGGAGTATGGTCTCCTATGGGTGATATTACTACTACTATGCTATGGATATCTAATAAAGTAACTACTGTTAATCTTATTAAAAGGATATTGATTCCATCTACTTTATGTATGTTTTTTTCTACATTAGTCGGTTCATTAATGCCTATTTTTGATGGATTCATTCAAATAAAAAAAAGCAAATTATCAAAATTTGATCGTAAAAAAGGTTTTTGTATGTTGAACATTGGACTGGGTCTTTTGTTATTTGTTCCTATTTTTAAAACCGTCACTGGAATCCCTCCATATATGGGAATGACTTTTTCTCTTGGAATACTAGGACTGATTACTAATATGCAAAAAAGAGATTTTTCTATGGAAGAAGTATTTCGAAATATAGATTTTTCTAGTATCTTATTTTTTTTCGGAATCTTGCTTTCTGTTTCATCTTTGGAATCTTTAGGTATGTTATATAATTTATCTCATTGGATTAATAATATAGTTCCCACATGGAAACTAACTACATTTTTATTTGGATTAATGTCTTCTTTTATAGATAATGTTCCATTAGTAGCAGCTACTAATGCCATGTTTTCTTATCCTAAAGATCATGAATTTTGGCATTTTATAGCTTATGTATCCGGAACAGGAGGAAGTATATTCCTTATAGGATCTGCTGCTGGTGTAGCAGCAATGGGAATGGAAAAAATAGTATTTTTTTTGGTATTTAAAAAAATTAGTTGGCTAGCTATGATAGGTTATTTATCTGGATTTTTATATTTATTAGTTTATCCGTTTCTTTTTTTGTAA